In the Methyloterricola oryzae genome, CTTCCATAGCGTTGCTTTCAAGCGGCAGGTGGTGGACGCCTGCCGACAGCCCGGTGCCTCAATTGCCGCGGTCGCGCTGGCACACGGCATCAACGCCAACCTGGCGCGGCGTTGGCTGCGCGAATCGGGCAGCGTAAGTGCCTCCAGAT is a window encoding:
- a CDS encoding transposase translates to MDSSPKRTRRFHSVAFKRQVVDACRQPGASIAAVALAHGINANLARRWLRESGSVSASR